The genomic stretch GTTATAAAACCTAGACCATTAAATCCatcaagaaaaatatatttggaagagtcattgtatttattacAAACAAAACTTAAAGCTAACTACAACAGATAACTTTTTATAGTGTGGAaatgaaaaaattatattgcgacaaATTAAACACACATGAATTTTTTTTGTAAGGGTTTAAGTAATGTGATAaagagtatgtatgtacacagtgatcacgAGTGCATTCGTGATtcgaataatcaaaataaaagtaatgattattaagtgcaATAGTGTTATAAACgatatgaaaaagtagaaaatatattacatttttctttaatagtTTTAATTAAATATTTACACGTCAAGTATAAAACGACATTGACTATGGCTAactagatattacttttaattaaatattttatatgttaacttcgtattttttaaatactttgaagttaaatctcaaaaaataatatttgagaatgtttaacctattttatttttagGTAAAatcataaatatcattatatatatatatatactccgtagTTGTTTCAAAAAAAGTGCAAATTTCTAATAGATATATTTGACACATAGCACATGCAAGACACAACCAAAACATTCAAATAAGTTTAGTTTGAACCTGATATGTTTGATCCTTAAATATCACACAATatacataaaaaattgaaaaatgtctaaaattatattcacatcattttgaacatatATTAACTAATTTGGAGCATAAATCTAATTTAAGAACTGAATGTTGATTGTTACATTATTCAAATACATTTTATTATAATTAATCTGATACTTGATTAGTTACaaaattatttataaaatgttgatcatgcataactagttatcacttattagttactccgtataattaaaattgtatgtattttattttaatacattGAAATTAAACCTACAAAAAATAAGATTTGAGAaagattaatttattttatttataaacaaaaatattaaatgtcatatattaaataaattatttttcttcaattataataataaaagtttcaaacaggtcgcgcgaagcgcgggatactacctagtaagaAGTTAAAACTAAATCTCTCACTTATTTACCATTTTGATGTTATTAAatgattgttagggtgcaaactcatgtcTCACATTGGTAAATAAAGATGAAAGATCATATTTATAAGTGTTTagaaaatataatagtatgaggccttttgggaaggagcccaagagtaaagcCGTGAGGGTTttgcccaaagcggacaatattgTAAATTATGAGTTGTGGACACAAATGCATAGAGGCCCGACATGAAGgcgtattcacgcttccgcacaacaagtggtgtCAGAGCCCGGTTCACGTGATCAACAGTCCTAGGACTACTAAATAAAGTGGCGTAACCGAGGAAGTTCGGTATGCATATGTAGCAAATTTTCAAGAAGAACACATTGACATGCTGGACCAGGAGCATGTGAGGGCACTCACTTGACCAGATGGTGACATGTGGTGCAAGACATGGTCggtagcatggtgtgtcggctaaaggaaggttatcaagacttggttATGTTTCGGGTGTCTAGAAGTGGGGGCTGTAGAGTGTGGGAGTTCTCCACCTTGGTCAAGGCCCGAGTTAAGATGATGTTCCGTGGTTTGAGGGGAGAATTGTTAGGATGCAaactcatgtcccacatcggtaaaataaagatgaaagatcatctttataagtgtctataAAATATTTATGAGGCCTTTGGGGAAGGagtccaagagtaaatccgtgagggtttAGCCAAAAGCGGACAGTATCATAATATTATGGATTGTGGACATAGATATAGCAGAGGCCCGATATaaagatattcacgcttccgcacaacaatgaTAGTTACCTTACTGAATTGAGGTCTTAAGAACTAAACGTGGTTATGCGCGACTTGACCCGATACTAAAATTTTTTTGAtagattattttattttcatgAATTAAATGTTAAGTAAACTCGTTTAAAATAAAACTATAAAAAGTAAGTTTTTAGCATTAAAGAATATTGAGCTGCTTGCAAGCTTTTGATTTGAGCTTGGTCTCGCTTGGCAAGGACTCGAGCTTGTGTCGACCTCGCACGAACCAAACATTAACCGAGTCACTTTCAAGTTGCTCGCGATTTGTCTCATCCTATAGTTTATTATTTCTAGTGTCACTTAAAACAGGAAATAACTTCGTATACGTTGCGACAATAATTTTATTTGACTTTGCGGAAGTTGTTTACTTCCTCCATCCCAGTGATTTGGTtatctttgattttggcacaaagaaaaaaaaaataggagggtgttaattactccctcatattcaccattttcttccatatttccttaaacggattatttagGTTTTTTCCCCCATTTCCTTAAACAAATTTAGGTTTTTTTCCCTATTTCTCTTTTTGGATTGATATGTGTGGTCCAAATCCAATAGCATGTGGGGtattgtgttttgtgtggtctaaattaaatttcttaatttttgcgcaaaaaggaaaggggaagaaaatggtgaattagagggagtattaaataacaagtggaccaaattaagCGTGTAAAATCAAATTGTCCATCAAAGACATtcctaaaattaaaaggtgacaTCCTAAATTGGATTAGGTAAACAAATAACCGGATCGGAGGGAAAGTATAATACAAATGTGCTATTGATGATTATTTCATGGGGTCAATGTCATAAAATTGCTTCACTAAAATGTACAAACCAATGAAGTTCAATGAATATGGTGAGGAATTGAGTCGGTCTGGGTTCTTTCCATTTTCTCAAAAGAAATGGATCTTTATTTTCTATCAACGGTCCAGATTAAATATTGTGATGATTCAATGCTTATAAtcgtttaaaaaaaattaatgaatagtaagagaaaatatattaaaatattGGTGTATTAGAGAATaaatggagatgatccaaattcGAATTGAGAGCCTCTTCCAGCTTGGATTTCAGCTTGTTACATGTTTCGAACCAATTTCATTTACGTACTACCCCTTGTCCTTGATTTCATGACATTATTACTTTGAGCAAGTACATTTTATGATTATTGATTATAAAGCCTTACACAAATAACATGATATGCTGGTTTTCACAACTTAATTCTTGGTGCTCCTTTCTCAATTTAAATTGCCGGGCCGGTTGATTTCACTCTTCGTTTGTCGAACATTCAATACAATTTATGAtgttttgtttttctatttaggTCCTTAGGAATGCTTTTGAGTTGTCCGTTGTCGGTACATTTGATCTCTTGTTTAATTCATCATGTGCGGAACTTTTATAACTAGGAATGGTAGTGGGTCGGGGACCCTAATGGATCAGGTATGAGTCttattttttcagacccaatgtgtatgggtcgggtatgggtcttaagaaattATTTTGGGttcgggtctaagttatgagacccatacccgacccttagaccctttattaaagaaaaaaaaaatcaaaatcacaaattttctgaattcatactgacagactgtagaaacccaactaaagtctctttctcttccctcatcccataaagtgataaaactcaaccaaactcttctgataataccaccactccaccactgacacaagaaaaccaccaccacagcactgatacgcgactggcaaccacctctctaataggcggcgaccgacaaccaccattaacggcagattaataaactcataatatTAAAGTAGTatgatcttttttttttaatactatAGACCACATAGCTGTTAATTttgttactaaagtggctgaaactcggacccgcgggtagacccagaccctacccttacccatagtgtccgggtatgggtcctcaaattttagactcTTGCGAggctgggtcgggtacgggtccaaagggaaaatctcgggtccggATCTAGGCgaaccctacccagaccctacccattgccatccctacttaTAACATCGAGATGATATGATTCATGTTCAATTAAATAAGTCAAAAATTTAAACTTCACACATTTAttagctagtcttgctatagacggatatatccgtctatagctaaagacggatcaaatagcttgaaagtggtgatatttttggcccccaccaccccacttgttgcttgtcctattaggaatgtggtattgtatttgacccgtttttaattatagacggatatgtgccgtctataataaGATTTTGTGCACATTTATTTAGATACTCAAAACCAAAAAGTTACTCCGTATAGCATACGCTTCGATTTATGTCCTTAGTTTTAGTACAATGCAATTATGTTAATGAGgtaaatatattcatgtgacGATTGAGGAGTCATATAAGAGAATCATGGAGAAATCTTACACAAATAGGATCCTACATCCTGTTTTACAGTAGCATTGTACAACAGGCCCATATATTTTATATATCTATCTAAGcccaacaaaaataaaaataaattctaCGCATCTTCTTTTTCCCTAATTCTGATTTCTCTTATGTCGACAAACCCTCTTCCTTCccttctctaaatttctcttaaaCGACAGTCGACAAATCTCTCTTCTTCATAATTTTGATTCTAAAATGGTGAAAGGGAAGCAATTTACATTATCATCAAGGAGGAAAAACGCATCTAACAATATTTCGTGAACGAGAAGcaatttttttttgggtaaatGTAAGCTTTCCATTAAAGATCATAAAACTCCAACATACAATATTAAGGCATAGTTTTAACTAACTTCCTTAATTACAACTAATTAATTCCATCTACTTAGTTACACTTACACTTTTCCTGCCTAGATTACAACAGGATAACCTAGAACAGACATCATTTTTAACCTTCAGTACAAGTAAATCAGGCCTCAACACTACTTGATCACAACGGCTGGTATTCCTACACATCCAAATATGATAGACCAAAGAAGTCAGAATGACCCCAATGATCTGTTTCATCCCTAAGGACCTGTACCTGGCAGAGATCCACCATTGCACACAATCCTGAGTTGGTAAACGAACTTTGCACCAATCTGAAATGAGCTTGCAGCAGATTTCACTATATGCACATTGAAAAAACAGATGAGAGTGGTCTTCTGCAGCCACCCCACACAGAAAGCATTGATTTGTCTGTGTCAGTTGCAGACGTTGCAGCCTATCCTGAGTAAGCAACTTCCCATGAGCCATAACCCAGGCTACAAAACCATGCTTAGGAACCACCCAACGATTAGTGGACCATGGATGCCACCATACATCCTCAACATCAGGTACCAGCCACTTATACCCCTGACTAACAGAGTATCTTTGAGTATTGCGTGCAGAATCAAAAACATAATCCTTCATCAGTTCCTTAACTTGGCAGATCTTCCTCCAAGCCCAGCTAGTGTTGGCAGTAGGTGTATAATCCTTCCATGTGTTCTGCTTAATATATATATAGCATGAACCCATTTAACTCAGAGGTGGTCTTCCTTGTGTTCAATCCACCATACATACTTTGCTAGAGCTGCCACATTCCAATGTAGTAAATGTTTGAACCCTAGCCCTCTTTTCCTTCTAGGCATACAAATTTTCTCCCAGGCTACCAAGGCAGGGCTTGCCTTGGACTTCTTCCCATGCCATAGAAAGGTCCTGCAAATGGCCTCAATTTTCCTAATAACCGTTTTTGGGATTATGAATATTCGTGCCCAATAATTATGTAGGACACTAAATACAGTCTTGATCAAGACAACCCTTCCTGCATAAGATAGATGTCTCGTCCCCATACCTTTAATCCTGCTAACCACATTCTCCACCAAGCACTCACAATCCAATACAGATAGCCTCTTAGGAGATACTGTCACTCCAAGATACTTAAAAGGTACAACACCCTTTTTAATGCCAATAAGCCTAACAACTTCCTGTATCAGATCCTCATCCATTCCATTACAATAAAAATTTGATTTATCACTATTCATAATAAGACCTGATGCTTTAGAGAAGAAATTAAAAGCATTCAACATCAGACTAATGGATGCCCTCTCACCTTTGCAAAAAAGAATGAGATCATCTGCAAAGCAAAGGTGAGAAAGCCCAATCCTTTTGCAAAGAGGGTGGTATCTAAAATTAGAATGCTTCTGAGTAATCACAAGGACTCTGCTCAAATAATCAAGACAAAGAGTGAACAAAAGTGGGGACAATGGATCACCTTGTCTTAAGCCCCTCTTCCCTTTAAAGAAACCAAAAACTTCACCATTTAATGCAATTGAGTAAGATGGTGTAGAAACACATTGCATAATAATGGTCACCATTAACTCAAGGAAACCCAAGTACTGCAATAACTCTTGCACAAAGGACCATTCAATAGAGTCATAGGCGTTTTGCATATCCAATTTCATCAGTATTCTAGGAGAGCAAGCTCTTCTCTTATATAACCTGATGAGGTCCTGACAGATCAATATATTACCCACAATATCTCTGCCCTTAACAAAAGCCCCCTGAGAAGTGCTCACTATATTAGGTAGTATTATCCCCAATCTTGTACAAATCACCTTAGAGAGACATTTATAAAGGGTATTGCAGCACGCAATAAGCCTAAACTGCTTCACATTTTCAGGCACATCAACTTTAGGAATCAAAGTGATAACTGTATTGTTGCATTGTTTTAAAAGTTTCCCAGTTTGAAAAACTTTTTTGACAGCAGCAGTGACCTCACCCCCTACCAACTCCCAACAATCCTTGAAAAATTGGCTACTAtagccatcaggtccaggaactTTTGTTCCTGGAATAGCAAACATGGCTGATTTAACCTCCTCATGAGTCACAGGAGCCATTAGAATCTCACAATGACTACTATTCAGACATTTTCCATGTCTTACCACTGACCTCTTTACAGGGCTAACAGGCTTAGAGGATCCCAATAAAGAGACATAATATTCTTCAAAAGCAGCTTTAACTTCATCATGCTGAATGCACAAAACACCCTTCATGTCTTTGACTTGGTACACTCTATTCCTAGCTCGCCTCCTTTTGATGCTAGTGTGGAAGAAGGAAGTATTTTCATCTCCGTCCTTCATCCAattaatttttgatttttgtttgagaTAATCAGTTCTAGCCTTTGCCAGGAACTCCATTTCCTTAGCACATTCTTTTTCAGCATAGCAGAGCAACTAacaatacgagctattaagataagaacaACAATGGAAAATAGCATCTAACAatactttgaggtaaatttctacagCAATCGTACAAACTATTATTAAAAGAATACGAACTAAAAAATACGAGCACCTAAGAATACGAGCgattaagataagaatatgagctaatgtaaaaagaatacgagcttaaaaggatcaCGAACTTAAAAAAGCGAGCACATAAgcatacgagctattaagataagaatacgagctaaagtaaaaagaacacgagcttaaaaggatcacaagcttaaaaatacgagcacataagaatacaagctattaagataagaatacgagcttaaaatgATCATGAActttaaaatacgagcacataagaatacgagatatttagataagaatacgagctaatgtaaaaataatacgagcttcaactattttcatgcattatAAATTTTGGATAAAAAACTTCCTTCAAGATGATGCTCAGTTCCGCATAatcaattaattataataatttaagggaGAAGATGATTCATTAACTGGATGATGGAGGAAGATGAAGAGAagttagaaaaatatggaaaCAGTCAGAGAGAGAATGAGGATTAGATTGAAAATTGAATTAGTTACCTTTTTTTGCAAAAATATTTGAaataaagactaaaataaccttggatgtacaatgctcattatacatccagttgtatagtcttGGAACTGGAAATCTTACCACATGTATTTAGAGTTATGCAATGTAGCGGGCCAATCCGTTCCAGCTCGGCCTCGTGGGCCGATTTCCAGCAACCTGGTCAACACTAGTGTCCGTCCGACCTAGCCTGTAGTCATCCTCGAGCCGAGCTAGTGCCGCAACTTCCTCGACCTACCCCGGTCCAAACACTAAAAAAAATGAAGGCTCAGCCCGGTCTGGCCTACTACTCAGTGGGCCGGGCTCGGTGATGAGCTGAAAATCGTATGCCTATCAAAGTAAATTTATATCACTTACTCGACTACACTACTAAAAATAGCAATATAATAGAAGTAAGGATCGAACCCATAGAGATGGACTAAGTTAATTAATGTGTATAAAAATACAGAGTAAAGTAACCGATTTAGGGGGAATTTGTTTGTTTGTAAATTAACactaattaaactaaataaaactAACAAAGATCATAACTATTGGGAAATTCAGATGATTTAAAGGTCTCGGATTAATTTATCTCCACTACCAATTAAGTGAATTGATCATCGAAAGTCTCAAATacctgtttaggtatttttacccaagtcgattgattagggtcaatgtagtctatattcgttggtcgattgtataaTGGTTcttatgtcaataagtaaataggaaaataaagtgcgtaatgtaaattgacacgagagatttggtgacgcggaaaacccaatgtgggaacaaccgcgggaaggacggtaccctgccaagtattgcactatatgaataggaggacgATTACAATCACGGtacaaagctaatcctgctgaccctaggtgtcaggcctgcaagatccagAATGAACGTATATTATTTGCAGAGATGTGGTCTTGAATGTTGATGTATGAATGCgggtgttgaatgaatgaattcttGATTCGttcccttggctatttatagggtaagaaccctagatatgtcctatcttgaatatggaaagggaatataatttccataagaactctttccaaacccggactcccttgccaattctctttgatctccctgacttctccctaacttctccctgacacttctttccttaacgcgggcgccttctatgatgggctcctgacCTCTCTTTAAGCCCGTTTCTCCACTCCCTtgtccgcgggctcccttcctccttatcactctaTCCATAGCCTTtactttattaagtgggccttctccattatgctatttttagcccaaacagtttgccccaaatttcttgtgtagtacgctttcaagtatcgagcaaggaattttacATAAACAAATGTAAaaaaaccctacgccgtcttttaCTACTTCCCATACAAGCCATCATTTCCAGCCGCCTTACTCCTCTTTcttcgcacccaactccctctttCCTCTTTATAACTACAACGTCCctcttccactctcattaatcacttcaaattatttcaaaaaattcttctctcttaaaccctcaaccttcctccTCCCTCACTCcttgccggcttcactgttccccttccccgtcttcatcatcaggtaatccatcttctcttcttcttttaatctttattttctctctccaccatgggcaaaactcgtCAATCCTCCACACCTTCTGATCGTAATCTCGACCCCACTTTTCCTTCTCGGGGGCTTTTTAAGCACCCCCACGACTGTGATTCTGTTTTAACGCCGGCCGACATCcccacgatcaagaatctgcttggtcttggtgacggggtggatatcgccatccctgaaccgggacaaaAAGCTGACGCCCTTCGTCCAGAGTGGGTTAGTTTCTACCtgtacccgtttagatatggcctccgttttcctttccctaaactcattcaagattttatcttcaccaacaatttcgccatggcacaaatttctgctgccatttggagagttcttctctattctctggccgctggtcagagtacTGGTAAATCTGTCACTCTGGGTGATCTgacccatatgtacaacatcagatccctgggcaggggtcaattctcattccggggccgtggagaggctcccttcagacacgtgtcaaaatctcgcgatgagaaatggtttgaggacttcttctacgtgaggaaggactccatccagcctcctgccgattatattttcaagaaatgggttctgacttcgagtaagtagccttcctgtcacctgatttattttatcttgctgcttactagcttacttcatcgtcttcgtgcaggcccccgTGACCTTACCCGTATCGGCGCCAAGATCCCCACTGCAGCAAAGTCACATTCAAAGATCTCCGAATCCGAGAGAAAGTTCCCGGACACGCTTCCCGGTTTTTCACCGattcttcctccaatcctcctcaatcagcccacGTATATCTATTCGGTAAGGTTTCGTAACCACTTTCGTTTTCATTGTTTCTGCCGATGTTTTAAGCATTCGTAAATGCCCGAGACTAtatatgcttgcaggttcaaaagttgatcaattggaactcatcctccaaagtgctaaaagaaagagacctttaCGCCGCCCCGATGTGGCCtccgcctccaagaggagtgctcatGTCGCCTCTTTTCGACTCCTCCCACAGTTTCGATTCTCACGCACGTGAGCCCGGGA from Silene latifolia isolate original U9 population chromosome 2, ASM4854445v1, whole genome shotgun sequence encodes the following:
- the LOC141641468 gene encoding uncharacterized protein LOC141641468; this translates as MGSCYIYIKQNTWKDYTPTANTSWAWRKICQVKELMKDYVFDSARNTQRYSVSQGYKWLVPDVEDVWWHPWSTNRWVVPKHGFVAWVMAHGKLLTQDRLQRLQLTQTNQCFLCGVAAEDHSHLFFQCAYSEICCKLISDWCKVRLPTQDCVQWWISARYRSLGMKQIIGVILTSLVYHIWMCRNTSRCDQVVLRPDLLVLKVKNDVCSRLSCCNLGRKSVSVTK